A single region of the Silene latifolia isolate original U9 population chromosome 8, ASM4854445v1, whole genome shotgun sequence genome encodes:
- the LOC141597228 gene encoding putative receptor-like serine/threonine-protein kinase At5g57670: MKYIRSGSFKKLFSLGKRNTNTNSFEDYGINEEEKQEKSNISQVYSLNNNSEYYSPKPSWKCYSFEEISSATNGFSPENLVGKGGYAEVYKGKLKNGEMVAVKKLINKASNEDKREKEFLSEIGTIVHVYHPNVSSLLGCCIDNGFYLLFPLSPLGSLASLLHDQSITPMEWEVRYKIAIGTAKGLHYLHKGCQRRIIHRDIKASNILLTNDFEPQISDFGLAKWLPTQWTHRSIAPIEGTVGYLAPEYFSHGIVDEKTDVFAFGVLLLEIISGRKPVDSCHQSLRTWAKPFLNKGEIENLIDPRLEGAYNDIQIKRLAFAASLCIRTSPAWRPTMNEVLEILTEKEIDKERWEMPEKEEQNKEELWYFEDLECEFDDSSRSFSTSLHDYSISTRSS, from the exons ATGAAGTATATTCGATCAGGAAGTTTCAAAAAGTTGTTTTCTTTAGGAAAACGAAATACAAATACAAATAGTTTTGAAGATTATGGAATTaatgaagaagaaaaacaagaaaaatccaaTATTTCTCAAGTTTATTCATTGAATAATAATTCTGAATATTATTCTCCAAAACCCTCTTGGAAATGTTACTCCTTTGAAGAAATTTCCTCTGCTACTAATGGCTTCTCCCCAG AAAATTTGGTAGGAAAAGGAGGATATGCAGAAGTATACAAGGGAAAGTTAAAGAATGGAGAAATGGTAGCAGTGAAGAAGCTTATTAACAAAGCAAGCAatgaagataaaagagagaaagagttcTTGAGTGAAATTGGGACAATTGTACATGTTTATCACCCAAATGTCTCTTCTCTCTTAGGTTGTTGCATTGACAATGGCTTTTACCTTCTTTTCCCTCTCTCTCCTTTGGGTTCTCTTGCTTCTCTTCTTCATG ATCAAAGTATTACTCCAATGGAGTGGGAAGTGAGGTACAAAATAGCAATAGGAACGGCCAAAGGGTTGCATTATTTGCATAAAGGGTGTCAAAGAAGGATAATTCATAGAGATATTAAAGCATCTAATATTTTGTTAACCAATGATTTTGAGCCACAA ATTTCTGATTTTGGTCTAGCTAAATGGCTTCCGACTCAATGGACTCATCGTTCTATTGCTCCAATTGAAGGGACAGTCGG ATACTTGGCACCAGAGTATTTCTCTCATGGGATAGTTGATGAGAAAACAGACGTATTTGCATTTGGGGTCCTTTTATTGGAAATTATTTCTGGTCGGAAACCAGTGGATTCTTGTCATCAAAGTCTACGCACTTGG GCAAAACCTTTTCTTAACAAAGGGGAGATTGAAAACTTGATTGACCCAAGGCTTGAAGGTGCTTACAATGACATACAAATTAAACGACTCGCTTTTGCTGCGTCTCTTTGCATTCGAACTTCTCCCGCTTGGAGACCTACTATGAACGAG GTATTAGAGATACTGACCGAGAAGGAGATAGATAAAGAGAGATGGGAAATGCCGGAGAAAGAAGAACAAAATAAAGAGGAATTATGGTATTTTGAAGATCTTGAATGTGAGTTCGATGATAGTAGTAGGTCATTTTCGACATCGTTACATGATTATTCAATCTCTACTAGAAGCTCATAG
- the LOC141597231 gene encoding uncharacterized protein LOC141597231: MASFDNIELTDEEFFSFHNIDRQLFFRLIFHLRREPYEAMQVMALLLWLERTHKTSSFVFNILRYSDSVIKAVFEEALMVLETIERSEFQPNNNPYDIPILKSIVGKDNITLKNFHESRISVLNGVGDIVNQVCLRAFKDLIMLLSKYKAMNPFNYPQYLRNVFGQETIVQNYYPNFNVGEFTVPLRDPSHFPSLKGGVGVSSRDEGSSSNNDEYSLFPPVVGGGVIPTSERTIFLTFSKGYPISELEVRDFFRKAFGDIIEMLYMQDPVENEQSLYAKLVVRDARAMLAILGEQGKAKFAINGKHVWARKYIRKNNPNSPPSSPSNADN; the protein is encoded by the coding sequence ATGGCATCCTTTGATAATATCGAACTTACCGACGAAGAGTTTTTTTCATTTCATAATATCGATCGACAACTCTTTTTTCGGTTAATCTTTCACTTACGTCGCGAACCTTACGAAGCCATGCAAGTCATGGCTTTGTTACTATGGTTAGAGCGTACCCACAAGACTTCTAGTTTTGTCTTCAATATACTTCGTTACTCCGACTCAGTCATCAAAGCCGTCTTTGAAGAGGCGCTCATGGTCTTAGAGACGATCGAGAGAAGCGAGTTTCAACCAAATAACAATCCGTATGACATACCCATTTTGAAAAGTATTGTTGGTAAGGACAATATCACACTCAAAAACTTCCATGAAAGCCGAATTTCGGTTCTTAATGGTGTTGGCGATATTGTGAATCAAGTTTGCCTTCGAGCGTTTAAGGATCTGATAATGTTGCTCTCGAAATATAAGGCCATGAATCCGTTCAATTATCCCCAATACCTTAGGAATGTTTTTGGACAAGAAACAATTGTTCAAAATTATTACCCTAATTTTAATGTTGGAGAATTTACCGTCCCTCTGAGGGACCCGTCTCATTTTCCTTCTTTAAAAGGCGGTGTTGGTGTTAGTAGCCGGGATGAGGGTAGTAGTTCGAATAATGATGAGTATTCTCTTTTCCCACCGGTTGTTGGCGGGGGCGTTATTCCTACAAGTGAAAGGACTATCTTCTTAACATTTTCAAAGGGGTACCCAATTTCGGAACTAGAAGTGAGGGATTTCTTTCGTAAGGCATTTGGAGATATTATAGAGATGTTATATATGCAAGATCCGGTTGAAAATGAACAATCGCTTTATGCTAAGCTTGTGGTTCGTGATGCAAGAGCAATGCTTGCGATTCTTGGTGAGCAAGGAAAGGCAAAGTTTGCGATCAATGGGAAACATGTTTGGGCAAGGAAATATATTCGTAAGAATAACCCTAATTCTCCACCGTCTTCACCAAGTAATGCGGATAATTAA
- the LOC141597230 gene encoding cytochrome P450 CYP73A100-like, with amino-acid sequence MNTQTKNIVHHTNMNNNFLRNLIFIAISIIFLKLSSSNLYFSYILVIFLPIILYSVHSFVTSDHFHARDNPPGPYTLPIFGNWLQVGNDLNHRKLARLAKVYGDIFLLKLGVRNLVVVSNPELACEVLHDQGVEFGSRPRNVVFDIFTGNGQDMAFTSYGDHWRKMRRIMTLPFFTNKVVNNYSPMWENEMDKVVNDLKYNESISSKAKNEGFVIRKRLQLMLYNIMYRMMFDEGFESMEDPMFIEATMYNSERSRLAQSFEYNYGDFIPLLRPFLRSYLNKCRDLQKRRLAFFNHFYVDKRRKIMAANEGKHKINCAIDHIIDAQMKGEISEDNVLYIVENINVAAIETTIWSMEWAIAELVNHPEIQHKIRVEIDTKLGGKPITESNLNELLYLQATLKETLRLHTPIPLLVPHMNLEEAKLGGYTIPKESKVVVNAWWLANNPEWWRDADEFRPERFLEEEGTTELTVGGGKVDFRFLPFGVGRRSCPGIILALPILGLVIGKLVASFEMKPPPGENKVDLSETGGQFSLHIAKYSTVVFNPIHND; translated from the exons atgaATACACAAACAAAAAACATAGTACATCACacaaatatgaacaataattttttAAGAAACCTAATATTTATTGCTATATCCATtatttttctaaaattatcctcATCAAACCTTTATTTTTCTTACATTCTTGTTATATTTCTTCCCATAATATTATACTCAGTTCATTCTTTCGTAACCTCTGATCATTTCCATGCCAGAGACAATCCTCCAGGCCCATATACCCTTCCTATTTTCGGAAACTGGCTCCAAGTAGGAAATGACCTAAACCATAGAAAACTAGCTAGGCTAGCCAAAGTATATGGTGATATATTCCTCCTAAAACTCGGGGTTCGAAACCTGGTTGTGGTTTCGAACCCTGAGTTAGCATGTGAGGTTCTCCATGACCAGGGTGTAGAGTTTGGTTCTCGCCCGAGAAATGTTGTTTTCGACATTTTCACAGGAAATGGTCAAGACATGGCATTTACCTCATATGGTGATCATTGGAGGAAAATGAGAAGGATAATGACATTGCCATTTTTTACCAACAAGGTGGTAAATAATTATAGCCCTATGTGGGAAAATGAGATGGACAAAGTTGTCAATGATTTGAAGTATAATGAAAGTATTAGTTCGAAGGCGAAAAATGAAGGATTTGTTATAAGGAAAAGGTTGCAACTTATGTTGTATAATATTATGTATAGGATGATGTTTGATGAAGGTTTCGAGTCGATGGAAGATCCTATGTTTATTGAGGCAACTATGTATAATTCAGAGAGGAGTAGATTAGCTCAAAGTTTTGAGTATAATTATGGTGATTTTATTCCTTTGCTTAGACCTTTCTTAAGGAGTTACTTGAACAAGTGTAGGGACTTGCAAAAGAGGAGGTTGGCCTTTTTCAATCACTTCTATGTTGACAAAAGAAG GAAAATAATGGCTGCAAATGAAGGAAAGCACAAGATAAATTGTGCAATTGATCACATAATTGATGCACAAATGAAAGGAGAAATCAGTGAAGATAATGTACTGTATATAGTAGAAAACATCAATGTAGCAGCCATAGAAACAACAATATGGTCAATGGAATGGGCAATAGCAGAGCTAGTAAACCATCCAGAGATCCAACACAAAATCCGAGTCGAAATCGATACCAAACTTGGTGGAAAACCCATCACAGAATCAAACTTAAATGAATTACTTTACCTACAAGCAACCTTAAAAGAAACCCTAAGATTACATACCCCTATACCATTGTTAGTACCCCACATGAATCTTGAAGAAGCTAAACTTGGGGGTTACACTATCCCTAAGGAGTCTAAGGTGGTGGTCAATGCATGGTGGTTAGCTAATAACCCTGAGTGGTGGCGTGATGCGGACGAGTTTCGTCCTGAGAGGTTTCTTGAGGAGGAAGGAACAACTGAGTTGACTGTTGGTGGTGGTAAGGTTGACTTTAGGTTTTTGCCATTTGGTGTTGGGAGAAGGAGTTGTCCTGGTATTATTTTGGCATTGCCTATTTTAGGACTTGTTATAGGGAAATTAGTAGCGAGTTTTGAGATGAAACCTCCTCCGGGAGAAAATAAGGTCGATTTGAGTGAAACCGGAGGGCAGTTTAGTTTGCATATTGCCAAGTATTCAACTGTTGTGTTCAATCCAATCCATAATGATTAA
- the LOC141597229 gene encoding arginine--tRNA ligase, chloroplastic/mitochondrial-like codes for MPAEQSVGNVKQLLEQLFNKSLNATVPNQPDLIPSIASCTGNFGDYQCNNAMGLFGKIKGTMPEFRNPRSVGEAIMRNLPETEMIESCSVAGPGFVNVVLSRTWLAKRIQKMLTEGIETWAPKLSINRAIVDFSSPNIAKELHVGHLRSTIIGDTVAKILEFSGVEVLRRNHVGDWGTQFGKLIEFLFEHFPRWVDENDIPIEDLQAFYKESEKRSADDAIFKEKAQKAVVLLQGGEPKYLKAWSQICEISRREFQNVYERLGVHIEEKGESFYNPYIPSVLEGLNNEGLITESKGAQVIKIEGKRIPLIVVKRDGGFNYDTTDLAALWYRLNEEKADWIIYVTDAGQREHFEMVFHAAKQAGWLPRENNEYPKVTHVGFGLVLGEDGKRFCTRSSEVVRLVDLLDEAKNRSKHALIQRGKDSEWTEEELDQTAEAVGYGAVKFFDLRDNRNTNYTFNFDQMLQDKGKTAVYLLYSHARICSIIRKSGKNIEELKKGGVLALDHADERTLGLHLLQFSEIVEEACTNLLPNVICEYLYGLSEDFTQFYTNCKVNGSAEETSRLLLCEATATVMRKCFELLGITAVYKL; via the exons ATGCCCGCG GAACAAAGTGTTGGTAATGTCAAGCAATTGttagaacaattgtttaacaagtCGCTTAATGCAACTGTCCCGAATCAGCCTGATTTAATCCCCTCAATTGCTTCTTGTACTGGAAATTTTGGCGACTATCAATG TAACAATGCTATGGGATTGTTCGGCAAGATTAAGGGGACAATGCCCGAGTTTAGGAACCCACGATCGGTTGGCGAG GCTATAATGAGAAATTTGCCGGAAACAGAAATGATAGAGAGTTGTTCTGTCGCAGGGCCAGGATTTGTGAATGTTGTTTTGTCGAGGACATGGTTAGCTAAG AGGATACAAAAAATGCTTACAGAAGGTATTGAGACATGGGCTCCGAAATTGTCTATCAACAGGGCAATAGTAGACTTTTCGTCACCTAATATTGCAAAGGAGTTGCATGTCGGACACTTACGATCAACCATTATTGGTGACACCGTGGCAAAGATACTTGAGTTTTCTGGCGTTGAAGTGCTCCGAAGAAATCATGTTGGTGACTGGGGCACACAG TTCGGCAAGCTGATTGAGTTCTTGTTTGAGCATTTTCCACGATGGGTGGATGAGAATGACATCCCTATTGAGGATCTTCAG GCCTTTTACAAAGAGTCCGAAAAAAGATCTGCCGATGATGCCATCTTCAAGGAAAAGGCACAAAAGGCAGTGGTACTACTTCAG GGTGGAGAACCCAAGTATCTGAAGGCATGGTCTCAGATTTGTGAAATTAGCCGTAGGGAATTTCAGAATGTTTATGAACGTCTTGGTGTTCACATTGAGGAGAAG GGTGAAAGTTTCTACAATCCATACATTCCAAGCGTTTTGGAGGGTTTGAACAATGAAGGTCTGATTACAGAAAGTAAAGGAGCCCAGGTTATAAAAATTGAAGGAAAAAGGATACCTCTGATTGTTGTGAAGAGAGATGGAGGTTTCAACTATGATACCACTGATTTAGCAGCTCTTTG GTACCGCCTCAATGAAGAAAAGGCTGATTGGATTATATATGTAACTGATGCTGGTCAGCGTGAACACTTTGAAATGGTCTTCCAT GCAGCAAAGCAAGCTGGTTGGCTTCCTCGTGAGAACAATGAATACCCTAAAGTTACTCATGTGGGTTTTGGTCTTGTATTGGGAGAAGATGGCAAACGTTTTTGTACTCGAAGCTCTGAAGTAGTTCGTCTAGTTGATTTACTTGATGAAGCGAAAAATCGGAGCAAACATGCTCTCATCCAGCGAG GTAAGGATTCGGAGTGGACTGAGGAGGAACTTGACCAGACGGCTGAAGCAGTAGGCTATGGGGCTGTGAA GTTTTTTGATTTGAGGGACAATCGAAACACCAACTACACGTTTAACTTTGATCAGATGCTTCAGGATAAG GGAAAGACTGCTGTATATTTACTCTATTCACATGCTCGGATTTGTTCGATTATCAGAAAATCTGGCAAAAACATTGAAGAACTGAAGAAG GGCGGAGTGCTAGCTTTGGATCATGCAGACGAGCGTACATTGGGGCTTCATTTGCTGCAGTTTTCTGAG ATTGTCGAGGAGGCTTGTACTAATCTATTGCCTAATGTAATATGTGAATACTTGTATGGTTTATCAGAAGATTTTACACAGTTCTACACCAACTGTAAG GTGAACGGTTCAGCAGAGGAAACAAGCCGACTCTTGTTATGTGAAGCTACTGCAACGGTGATGCGCAAGTGTTTTGAACTTCTTGGTATTACGGCTGTGTACAAATTATGA